Genomic window (Pieris rapae chromosome 12, ilPieRapa1.1, whole genome shotgun sequence):
TTCGGTTCTTCTGTAGTCATTTCAGGACTAGCGCTAGGAGTAGGGGTCGAGTTTTCCTGAGTTTGAAGAAAATAATTGGAAAAGTTAGTAAATACTACAACATGTAAATTACGATTGAAAACTCCAAAGCAAGGAAAAATTAAGTGAAAAGGATAAGATTGAATAAGATGTTGTTTAAGAAATTCTGACTACGCTGTGAAATCAAACAAAtcgagaaaatatttaatgaattagtGTATGTATGTGAATTATACAAGGGGTGTTCAATAAAGCTTAATAATACGATTCATTCTCCTTGGaatgatgaaaaataaataccggCAGGCATAGTCCAGACTCCAGATACAACATATATGACcagatacatataataatataaaaaaattcaacaacactcttttgttttaaatacaatatttattatacatatcttcattaaaaaataattacacttgAGAAGACTCGAGAGCAGAAAATTAGGAGTTCATGTTTCTCTATACTTCCGCGTTAAAGAGACTATCTTAGGGGCTATAAATTTGAAGATGTAGTCGCCGGTAAACGATTTTTTAAGGGATCAGAAAGATGTGATTAAATAGTTAAGCACTGcgactataaataaaataacatttaatgaaaGATAACTGCGTTGtacttactatatttttttattgaacaacaCTAAACGTATCTGTTGAAAAAgtttcatttaacaaaatttataaatttgcatAGTCAACcgaaacttataaaattaaaatttaacggATAAATTAAACGTTTGCGAGCTTTACAGATTGAaacttttcttataaaaaatcttagttggatttttaggttatttaaatccggataaaaaaatacaaacctCAATATCTGATCGGGTAACCACAATTGTTTCCTGCGTTGTTACTGCTGCTGACGATGCATAACTTATAACCAGGCTCACGCACAAAATTGTGCGCAGCAATCTAATTTTCCCCATGGCGGAGATTTTGAGCTGTGAAAAAGAATGTCATGTCATGTCAGTGTGTTCGTAATGTTTACGATCTAGTTACCATCGGACTCAGTGTGTCCATAAAATCGTCAAAATACCAGACATCTAATGTCctaaagaaacatttaattataattatttcctcAAAGAAATTCTgacaaaatttcaaatataaaacttttaaacgaTTACCAAAGGGATCGCTTTTAAaactacataaatatattaaaatgatcaaGAAccactgatattttttatggtacTCAAAACGatttgctttattattttaggtgAATTTAgcttaaaataacaattgcgATAGCGATCTTTGGATCAAGTTGGTATCTGATCTCAACCCATAGTGTATTATGCTAACGCGTCCAGGACTTAATTCGCGGcgaagtattatttgttgggccttgaaaaaatatcaatgtagCAGATGCAGAAACTCGTCGTCTATATGCTTTATTAGGACGTAATGGTCCTTCAAACAACAACGATAAAATAACTGAGTTAACCTGCTctaaatagaaataacaaatattatatgcaattATTTAAGAGATTCCATATCTttgtcaattaaattttttaaacaaatttatgaatttCTTAAAACGTGACCTTTGAGATTAAGTTAGTGTGCAatcaataattgtttgttgAAATATGATATCGTGAGTCGTGACCCGCCTTGACTGGGTAATTCCCAGTCGCGAGATGTTTATCCTCAAGTagccatttatttttttaaagaaaacctgTTACTTGATTGAGTAAGGAATACATAGCACCGACTTAGGACTGGGATCGCAGTTTATACCTTTTTATTGGAGATTTCTTTTACTTGCCGGGAGCAaggctatatatatttaatacgtaaTAAGTAACAATTACATTAGTATTTGGTACAATAAAGTGTAGATTTTTATCAGGATAGAGaccaaatgtttttgttaaccTAGCCGATAACTCAGTAAAAGCTAAATGCCAATAATATACCCAGATTTAGCGATAGGATTTACTAAGGATAAagcgataaaatatttgtcaacTAACTGTGAAATAACGGCTTCTGCAGACTTTGGTATCGaaactttttctaaatacttaattattcaGATATAACTGTACATATTAATACTAGAAAGCCATAAAACACCAACTCAATCCAGTTTCAAGttcaatgaaacaaaacaaaacaacattaCAGAACCTGTTGTGTACATCATAGGATTACAAGAATTGGTCATTTGCGTAGTCTTATGTCCACTCAACATGGAATTGTAGTATTTAAATAGCCCAATACCAAAAATACTTCTGAATGAATACGAAATGCACTTTTAAGCCAAGTAATTTGAAGAATAGTAATTTAAAGAACGTGTGGAAATTTGCTTACCGATTTGTTTTGACGCTCAACTGGATGATTGCTTCAATTGTAAAATGTTCCTTAGGTACACGACTAGTCTATAGCTACTCTTTAGTTTTATAACGGACGTGTGTTCTCTGCTCGGCGGCAGTCGCGAAACTCGTTACTATGACTATCACGTCTTCTTATATATGCACTATATttacagtattattattagctcACATACACGACGTattggtaaaaataattattaatttaaatttatttaatagatgaAAGTTGCATTTTGTATAAGCCTCGCTTAGGTCTTTTGCAAACTGTGTTATTGGCAATAACTGTACGAATCGCTTTCGTACCTTGATATATTAAATCGGccttactttatttacattgttttattaaattgacaaaacTGTTCAGTGTTCATTATTTTAGTCATGCATTTTTATTGACATCAATACTTCATAGTATATCAATGTAATAAAGCAGaagctaaaaaatattatgtaaagatGGCCACGACTATATACGTTAAAATTATTCGGCGTGTATTGTCCGTACATATAGACACAGCGCCCTCAATTCTAAGAAATCTCAAACTGATTACTGGGGAAACCAAAAATGGGAGTATTCCCATTGGggaagtaataattatatagtagAATAACCTacaaattatcttaataattatgtgaTTCCGATTGTATTCAGTTGCTTCCGTGGACTTTACGATTGACGGAACTATAACTATGTCTTTAAGAAACCCTCGACTTCATTACACTACCACattgagtatttttattttggacgTTAGATCTGAAGTAGTGCGGTAACTCCCAAAAACTGATTAAAATTGCATGACTATGGCAAGTACGACCTGAAAAGTCATAGGTATATAAGGTGAACtgcttacttttatttattttatttctgatttatttgtttttttaaatattttttaagtaagatTTGCTATCTGCGGTAAATTTACGATTTCTAGAAAGAAAagatgattaaaataaaaatacatctaGAAAGATGTTAAAATTGGTGCACACTGCAAGACCAGCCGAGTATCGAACGCTACTTCTAATGTCCATATTTCACTAACATACCCcaaataatagaaaacattttgaattttattttcaaaatgtatcAAATCCATAATAACGATGTAAAtcgatttatcaaaataagaatgtttttatGCGAAGTCGATTTTATTGgtctttttgtatattgtagAAAAAACATTCGCATTTAATCTATGACCAGTATAAACATCATTCTTATCTATTCTTTAATACTAACACGAGGAAAACGATAAACGTGCCTACTGTTTTTATCGTATACCCACAACTTATTCTGGGAACGTGAAGAAGAAAAACAAACttgggtttttattattatttaagatgttGATTGACGATGATATAGTCGTTTAGATATTTGAAGCacgtttcaattaaaatttaccaaCTAGACAGGAGCTTTTTATTgcccttataattaatataggtaGTGTACTGATCATAGATATCATAAAGACATATTAACGAGCTTaatcattaaaactttttaaagagTTTGAATTAAAGcagtgattttatatttatttcggcACAGAATTAACCCAATTGTATCAGACATTAACAAGGTctgtataaaatcatttttatcaaGGGCTAAAAGGAGAGGTTCggaaaaatatttcaggtaTTATAAGTATTCGTAGTATTTCGGAACTTTTTTAGGTCAACTAATATTATagctttaatagttttatttatagatgcGATTCacacacatataaataaaaaatatatatcatttaaaggCGGATATGggtttaataaacaaatcaattaaatttgtacttagtgtaattttattaacaaaatgtaataagtgaaataaataacatcatatattttaaagaaatatgaaatttgtacaattttaatatttcttaaagttaatttatcgTAAATTAATCCGAGATAATGCACCTTAACAAcgaacatataatatacagtttGAGAATAATATAGTCTGgcgtatgtttattttatacaaaacaacattaaactaaaataaaagatgcattttataaattcaatcacAGAACGATGACAGGCCTGCACTCTAGGCGTGGTCTAAGGCTATGTTTAGAATTTCGCTATGTATTTGCATTAATATCActtttaagtacataataatatgtaggtGCAAATAACGCTAAATGGTGTTTCGATTTAATATAAGttgagttttataaattttagaattactacttaattagcaaattttaaatagtttagtatatctataattaggtcataaaatgtatttaatatacaaagagGCTCAGGCCATTTCTATGACACTCGTTAAGAACCATTAAGGGCGATAAAGCTCCAATTACGaggtaaatattattgtaaaaacaatgtttatttaaatgcattcccattataatatttcagttgcattcagataaattataattgacatATTCCGAGTAATCGGCGACCTTAAGTGGGCACTTAACAAGGGTCACATCCAAGAATAGtatgaaaatataacttaatattcaTCATTTACAGTTATCTACATAAATagcttaaatgtattttacaaaGCTAACGAGTCAAAAGCGACATTGGCGTCAAGTGGACATTTATATTGTTCtctacaattaatttatataaatacacgtACCACATACACCACACCCCAGTCCTGCAGGAATGGCTGAATCTTGGCACCTTTTGAGTATTCCATTAGCCTAAATATATTCGGCGCTCTCGAAATCCTAAAACTAGAGGAGGCACATGCTCAGGTCGAAAACGAGTTcgaaaaatatagaaataaatataaagtatacatTCGCACCATTCTTACATACGAGTGGACAGGAGAGAGATTACCACCGGAGAGCTATTATAGCCCTTATTCGCTCGGCATTACAGTCTAATATCGTTGGTGGCAGCCGTCAGCAGGGTCGCCGATGGCCGCCATTGGTCACCGGAGGGCGGGTCTTCGGTCACGTACGCGTGACACTGCACTTCGTCTTGGGTGCTGTATCGTTGGAGGGAGGGAAACTTTACGCCACTCATGTGCAACGGTCGAGCGGGAATGCTGACCGTCGTCGCCGACCGTTCGATACGTTTGCCCGCGTTGCCCGCGGTCAAGTCCAACGATTGCCCGCGCCCGTACAGTCGCGATTGGCCAAATCGGGGCGTCAACCGCCCTATCAAGTTGTCCTCCTTGCTCTTGCCCTTCGCGCCTTCCTCCGATTTCGTATCCGTCTTCGGCTTCTTCTTCAGAAAAAAAGGGGTGAATCTCTCGGCCAGAGGCCTCGACGCATTCGCGACGTCGTGAACGTTCGATGTGGAATTCGAAGTCTTCAGGGTTTTTATGGACTTCGACTGAGTTTTTATCGGATTAGACTTCCTCTGCAAACTTATTCTCGAGAACATTCCATAGTCTTCTTTGTCCTTCTTCTCTTTTGCTTCGTCGCATTTCTCGGTGGAGCCATCTTCGTCCTCGCACACTTTGAGGACGCAATACGTGTCCCTCTGCAATTCGTCAAGCAGACTGTCGTCATTCGAAACCGTGTCTATTCTGCTCGTCGGTCGATCGCGGGTCTGCTGATCCGGTTCACAGTTCATGTCTTCCGGGAGGCTGGTGGTAGAAGTGGCGAGTAATACTGTCTGTTCGTCCGTCTTCGTCTCTTCGACGGGTTTGGCCCGCCGCGCCGTGTTGCCGCGCGGTGGGACTGCGGGCGGAACGTCTTCCGAAGCCTGGGCGTGGCTCATGAAATTGGCCATCAGCTCGTACTCCTTGCAGCGATTCGATGGATCGTATTCGCTACGTTTGGGCGTCATGTCGGGCTTGGGTCGGCGGACGGGCGGTTTCCTCTCCACGTCGACGTACTCGCAGAGGGGCGGGCGGGAGGGGGAGAGACGGGCCGGTTTGGGCGGTCGAGCGGGTTTGTCGGCGGAGGCGTCGCTGTCCTCAGACGGCTCGTGCTTGAGGCAGGCCATCGCCAGGTAGCCGCTGCCGGTGGATTTGTTGGATTTGCCGGAGGAGCGGTCGTCCGCGAGGCGGGGCAGCTTGAGTGACTCCGAGCTGGAGCACATGTCGAGCGAGGGTTGCGGCGGAAGTGCCTTTCCGTCTAAGTCAATGGTGGGGGAACCGGCCCCTCGCCAGGCCCGCCAAAGAGCCCCGCTCCCGCTCTCCGCTGCCCCCGCTCCCGCCAAGTGCAGGTAGTTGTCGTCACCGATGGGGGCttgtctaaaaaaaataattaattagaatacgctcaaatttttttaacataaggCAACAACTTCCATGAGCTGTTAAGCACAATTTTATTGAGACatacataatgtattattttcacATTATGCAGAAAAAGATAAGgtatattaaatcttaaagtGGGAAACTGAATGAAAAGGACTCACTTGCTGCCATATTTAGTTTCTCTGGCCAAGGACCGCCTATAAGTACAATGCCTGGTCTCCAGGTCGAACATCACTTTTTGTAGTTCACGGAGAGTCGACGCTTCCGCTTCCCGCTCTTGTGGATTTGTATCATCTGTACATAAAAATCGAATAATTTAGAgatgattttgattttcagCGACCAGAAGTAATTGTTATCACCTTTCCCTTCATCTCTTTCGGGGCAGTTAGgaaatagaactaatttggATAACTATTCAAAacacgaaaaataaaaataaaatatttgtatcaaaattaaatgcaataatttCAGAGTGTTGTATTGTTAAAACGTCGTCCCTACCATACTTTAAagctagttaataaaaaaaattatccctCCACCATCTTAAAACCAAAAATCACCTACCAGGCGGTCGATGTAATCGCGTATCTAATAACTTCGTATGCGACATGAGCAATGCATGTAGCCGTTGAAGGTCCCTCGCGGGGTCCAACCTCAGAGCCAGTGCTGCGGGGCCTCGTACTACGCCATCCCCCCGCAGAGAGCCCGCAGCACCCCATTCAGCCACGCCCTCCACCCCACCCCCACAGCCCTCGGCATCTGCTTCACTACGGCCACAGCTGTACATACacattcaattatatatttatttacacttcgtggaagtggtacaattaaaataaataaggatgGCAACTGGTTGCCaaccatatataatataattttgaacgTTATGGGTTAATtagatagtatttatttatagatagatagattattttattctttatgaaatttaattattatttatagaaattaattaattaatttttgaacaAAAACATGACATTCAAAAGTTTGTTTTGTGCTTTGTTTCGGTTTACaatcctttatttatttatctttaagaaactttttaatatcaagTGTTGACACATTTAAATTCCAAAATGTAAATCCTGAAATGACATGTCTAAAAAACATCTAAAAATCTAACCTCTTTGGTTAAGGGCACACATGaaacaatgttatttatatattttcaattttgaaaataaaaacataatcttCAAAGTTGATCTATGATTGATATATCAGAGCttttgtatgtatacaaaaatgtctAATACATATTGATTTGTGTACTTTTATagtgttttttgtatttttgcaaTATCAACCAAAGAGTTTCAACTTTAGTATTCAGCTCAATGCAGTCCAATTATAGTTTGTATTCATACGAAATACTCAtaaaaaattcatcaaaataaGCCGAGTAtcaattagtaaatacataccATGACCACTTGGTGTCAACGTAGTAGCCCCTATGCGGAGGCGTGGCAGGCGAACGACGGCACAATGCAGAGAGAAGACGTAACCACTCAGCGCGCTCTACACAATTACTTGCTTGTACGAATAGGACACGCTCTCTATGCActgaaaatcatatttttaatttagatctCTATTCATTCACCTCACCtatgcttatattattatgtataaacttGTATGATTAtactattatgtatataaaaagttacattCAGAGAAGAAGATTGGacggaaataaaaacaattttctattgGAATAACTAATGAACTTTCTTTGCCCGCTAACCCGAAATCAAAGAATCTCTTATTAAATGAGCCATGAGGCTCACGCCATATTATTCAGCTCGTCGTATACCTATTTGGAAGATATTGTTAGCATCCAAGGGAGCTCCAGCTGGCGGACAATCTACTGGCGACACCGACAACACACCGGAGAGGGGTAGCCGATGCGCAGCTGCTTTTGCCCCGCAACGAGACCACCACAACTCACCActgaaaaacattaatattatttatttattaatgatttaaatatcgTTTTAAGCGACTTAAAAAGTGAAGTATAGTCCACATAGAAAAATCATATCGAAGTGAACccttttgacgtgacaacgtcttataaattggtttgccgggtgacacttcaagaaactgcgttacgctccgctcacgttatacgctcacaatgagagcgagtgagaggcacgcgtcccttccactcgggcatggttagcccgcctaagagcgagagagacagacataaaaagtgattcatccttcttcctactatatgaatgaatattcacattaaaattattttaccactcaaagtcgttgtcacgtaaaactttcgcccgtataccgactttacaggcaaccaattttttttaacaacacaatcaaacaaaataggttcaataaaatttagataTATCGTACTTCTGTAGGGATGTGTATGTCCTATGATCGGACCATACATATAAACatgttaatatatacataaatttcgtcaaaaaaaataataaaaaaaatatttgcagttTTCTAAAAATACGAACATTACCTGGTAAGTCTAAAATGTCTCCGTTTTGAGTGCGTATGCGCCGGCCTCACCCAGCGCCTGCGCGGGGAGCCAGGGCCCATACGAACGCCCTCCGAACGTTTGATCATCGTCCtgttaatgaatttattcatgtaatgCAAACTTCATACACCTACAGAAACTATCAAAGGtatcaataaagtttaattatcaaatccgatgtaattaattttattctttatttatatatctgtttttttattaaaaaaaccatgtggattatttaatttaattttagaatgttttgattttattgacatagataaaaaatcataGACAAATGTTACAGATGCATAGTTATAGACAAAGTTAACAATGCTTGTCACTTAAGATACCAATTAGAATATGGACCTATATAAACTGGTAGTatataaaacctaaaattttattatctgtatgATTAATGCAGAAATAATtgtagtaatatattaatttaatcaaaatcagTTCAACAATTTACGACAAATCTTGTATAATACACAAATGTCTTACCATGATCTCTCCCAGTCGATACGaaagcaaaaatttaaaacactgagttaaatatataaaaaagtttggacaaattataaaagacaatgtcaacattaataaaaactcacCCTTCTTTAAGTAGGACCGATGTTTcttgtacattattattttgcgtATCCGAACTGGTCGAGATTATTTCCAGAAATTGTTTTATCGCTTGCAcctgtagaaaaaaaaaatcatacctAATACatcgtattttataaaaagttgaaCAGAGTATtcgtattttataagaaatatttttaatctaaaagaCAAAATTACGATTGTACATGAGTTACTTGGACAGAGAATGATACGTTTgggttaaatatttgtatgaaaatcttACAGCGTTTAAGTAACTTAAGGCGCAATCGATAACTCTTGCTCAGTCGAATTACGTTATAAATATCTTGTCAAACACAATAAAGacatagaaattttattcgcataaaataaactgtaattatttttctaaatccAACTTATAAAGCGATAggcaattatatatttatatatatatatatacaataattataaatttatttttttattatcacaacgtttcaaaattttaatcatacaTGAATGATTTCAAAAACCCGCCAAAATGTTTCTCTAGACAAGATGGCGTCCCTGTGATGTACCCTGTAATCGCCTAAACAAACGGAAAGATTTTACGTGTTATCGTtcgtaaattacaaaaatacatacaacttatacatatttagatcAAAAACAATCAGGGTCAAAATTATACTCTACAATAGTATTAGGCATGCGAagacattatttattgatatggTACGCCATCGTCGATTCGACTAATCTGTGACCAATTTGTATGACGTGCCTGACATATAAATCACTaatttacatgttttttttttctacaatcGTTTTTAATGCCATCCTTTCGTATACCCTAATacaaattcttattttaaagactattgataaatagtttattatctATGAAATGGTCTATTAAATACCAATGACAAGTTAATCAAATGTTTAGCACGTACATGTCTGGTGGTGCAAAAGCTTCTATAGAGTTCGGCCATGTACTCCTCCTTGCAGACCTGCTGCGCTGACCGGCTGCTCACCAAATTACCCAGAGACTGGATCGTCTTCGAGATCAATGTCAACGTCCGCG
Coding sequences:
- the LOC111001184 gene encoding GTPase-activating protein, producing MKEINSYGFNMADETRKVRVEERLKIKIGEAKNLPGRNNGAACARDIYCVLSLDQEEIFRTSTIERTLNPFFGEEFQFEVPRRFRYLSIYVFDRDKQASKQDKVLGKVAIKREDLEKYNNTDHWFALRPVDADSEVQGKAYIELSMEDSRKRLRMDPKPPDPDFSECSKAKANNLTRLSEYCKESMRFGSCSSSTSKKLLAAVATEPALSLSRSESLKDRAQWSVRPKPPMHTMAESPSPTAADYWSDPERHCAAHVGPDTIRLRVLECSELTTKNGQCDPFALVTLLYSNGRRVEKRTKPRKKTVNPQFDEIFCFDLVMEADPKDKDGSQTAGVACEARVSVWHDAATPVFLGEVRLQLRQPAPDPLCAWFFLTSRAGGALSRGATPPGTRLSAAGSSTLGSLRLLLRYTVDHVFPLQHYRQLEELFLRSVHQKPITTSAVYILGEIVSSKTEAAQPLVRLFTHHDLIVPIVKELADAEISVLTDATTIFRGNTLVSKMMDEAMRLTGAAYLRSVLRPTLAAVLHEKRPCEIDPARVKPSADIAANLANLKDYVERVFAAITSSYGTCPSVMCRLFDALRQCAARHFPHNAEVRYSVVSGFIFLRFFAPAILGPRLFDLTTEQIDLQTTRTLTLISKTIQSLGNLVSSRSAQQVCKEEYMAELYRSFCTTRHVQAIKQFLEIISTSSDTQNNNVQETSVLLKEGTMIKRSEGVRMGPGSPRRRWVRPAHTHSKRRHFRLTSGELWWSRCGAKAAAHRLPLSGVLSVSPVDCPPAGAPLDANNIFQIVHRERVLFVQASNCVERAEWLRLLSALCRRSPATPPHRGYYVDTKWSCCGRSEADAEGCGGGVEGVAEWGAAGSLRGDGVVRGPAALALRLDPARDLQRLHALLMSHTKLLDTRLHRPPDDTNPQEREAEASTLRELQKVMFDLETRHCTYRRSLARETKYGSKQAPIGDDNYLHLAGAGAAESGSGALWRAWRGAGSPTIDLDGKALPPQPSLDMCSSSESLKLPRLADDRSSGKSNKSTGSGYLAMACLKHEPSEDSDASADKPARPPKPARLSPSRPPLCEYVDVERKPPVRRPKPDMTPKRSEYDPSNRCKEYELMANFMSHAQASEDVPPAVPPRGNTARRAKPVEETKTDEQTVLLATSTTSLPEDMNCEPDQQTRDRPTSRIDTVSNDDSLLDELQRDTYCVLKVCEDEDGSTEKCDEAKEKKDKEDYGMFSRISLQRKSNPIKTQSKSIKTLKTSNSTSNVHDVANASRPLAERFTPFFLKKKPKTDTKSEEGAKGKSKEDNLIGRLTPRFGQSRLYGRGQSLDLTAGNAGKRIERSATTVSIPARPLHMSGVKFPSLQRYSTQDEVQCHAYVTEDPPSGDQWRPSATLLTAATNDIRL